agcagggacactcaaaaatggacaaaaaccccaaaaatggagaaaaaccccaaaaatggagcTGGGACACCCtaaaaggagcagggaaaggccCAAAAATGAGAGAATTCACCCAAAATGAGAGAATTCACCCAAAAATGAGAGAATTCACCCAAAATGAGGGGATTCACCCAAAATGAGAGAATTCACCCAAAAAGGAGAGAATTCACCCAAAAATGAGGGAATTCACCCAAAAAGGAGAGAATTCACCCAAAATGAGAGAATTCACCCAAAATGAGAGAATTCACCCAAAATGAGGGAATTCACCCAAAATGAGAGAATTCACCCAAAATGAGAGAATTCACCCAAAATGAGAGAATTCACCCAAAATGAGAGAATTCACCTAAAATGAGAGAATTCACCCAAAAAGGAGAGAATTCACCTAAAATGAGAGAATTCACCCAAAATGAGAGAATTCACCTAAAATGAGAGAATTCACCCAAAAATGAGAGAATTCACCCAAAATGAGAGAATTCACCTAAAATGAGAGAATTCACCCAAAAATGAGAGAATTCACCCAAAATGAGGGAATTCACCCAAAATGAGAGAATTCACCCAAAATGAGAGAATTCACCCAAAAGGAGAGAATTCACCCAAAAAGGAGAGAATTCACCCAAAATGAGAGAATTCACCCAAAAATGAGAGAATTCACCCAAAAAGGAGAGAATTCACCCAAAAGGAGAGAATTCACCCAAAATGAGAGAATTCACCTAAAATGAGGGGATTGACCCAAATATGACAGGATTGACTCAAAAATGAAGGAATTCAGCTCAAAAATGAGGGAATTCACCCAAATATGAcagagattttgggattttttaggggattttccctcagggattttggggttttttctggagattttgggattttttaggggattttccctcagggattttggggttttttctggagattttgggattttttaggggattttccCTCAGggattttgttcttttttctggggattttgggattttttaggggattttccCTCAgggattttgaggttttttctggagattttgggattttttaggggattttccctcagggattttggggttttttctggagattttgggattttttaggggattttccctcagagattttggggtttttttcctggcaattttgggatttcccaTCAAAGTTTTTGGGATTCTTCTCAGGGATTTCCCCTcagaaattttgggaatttttggggatttcccctcagaaattttgggatttttttgggatttcccctcagaaattttgggaattttttgggatttcccctcagaaattttgggatttttttgggatttttttttttcagggaatttggtattttgggattttcccctttGATTTTGGGACCCCCCTCCCCTCAGATTTTGGAATTTCCCTTGGAGATCTTGGGATTTTTCtcagggaatttttggggatttttgggttttccccccagggattttgggactTTCTGGGCATTTTCCCCTCCGAGATTTTTTGgcgattttgggatttttttggggaggattttccctcaggaattttgttattttttatggggatttttccctcagggaaattgggattttccccagagattttgggattatttccagggctttgggggtttttctcaGGTagttctggattttttttacgGATTTTTCCAAGAAATTTGATATTGTGGGATTTCtcctgagggatttggggatttttcccagagattttggggttttttttcaggtatttttggattttttttagggacttttcccaggaaattcGATATTTTGGAATTTCtcctgagggattttgggatttttctcagggatttttcccaggtatttttcgattttttttagggatttttcttGGGAAATTTGATATTTGGTGATTTTTCCcagagattttgggatttttcccaggtatttttggaatttttttagggatttttctcAGGGAATTTGATATTTTGGGACTTCTCCTGAGgaattttgagatttttcccagagatttggggatttttctcagggatttttggattttttttagggatttttcttGGGAAATTtgatatttggggatttttcccagagattctgggattttttctctgggatttttggattttttttttagggatttttctcagaaaatttgatattttgggatttctcctgagggattttgggatttttctcagggaattttgaatttttctcAGGTAGTTTTGAATTTTTCTCAgggaattttgaatttttctcAGGGATTTCGGGATTTCTCCTGAGgaattttgagatttttcccagagattttgggatttttctcagggatttttggatatttttttttagggatttttctcaggaaatttgatattttgggatttctcctgagggattttggggatttttcccagagattttggggatttgtctcagagattttgggatttttctcagGTATTTTTGGATTTCTCCTGAGGGATTTTTCTCAgggattttaggatttttcccagagattttgggattttttctcaGGTATTTTTGGATTTCTCCTGAGGGATTTTTGGATTTCTCCTGagggatttttggatttttcctgagggattttggggatttttcccagagattttggcatttttcccagggattttgggatttttctcagggattttgggatttttctcattgatttcagtattttgttcttttccccggggattttgggatttctcctgagggattttggggatttttctcagagattttggggatttttctcagagattttgggatttctcctgagggattttggcatttttcccagagattttgggatttctcctgagggattttggggatttttctcagagattttgggatttttctgagggattttaggatttttctcattgatttcagtattttgttcttttccccggggattctgggattcctcctgaaggattttggggatttctcctgagggattttggtatttttctcagggattttggggtttttctcactgatttcagtattttgttcttttccccgtggattttgctgtttttggggattttcccccCTTTACCTGCAGCGCTGTGGATTTGGCGTAGACGATCTCCTCGTCCACCCCCACGGCCACCACGATGGCGTCGACGCCGCCCAACTCATCCTCCCCTTTCTGAGGGAAACAAGGggttaaaaataccccaaaatcacccaaattcaacccaaaatcccccaaattcacctcCCCGAACTCATCCTCCcctttctgggggaaaaaagggttaaaaataccccaaaatcatccAAATTCACCCTAAAATAAACCCCTGAACTCATCCTCCcctttctgagggaaaaaaggggttaaaaataccccaaaatcacccaaattcaccccaaattcaccccaaaataaaccccaaactcaTCCTCCCCTTTCTCGGGGaaaaaaggggttaaaaataccccaaaatcacccaaattcaccctaaaataaaccccaaactcaTCCTCCCCTTTCTGAGggagaaaagggttaaaaataccccaaaatcccccaaattcaccctaAAATAAACCCCGAACTCATCCTCCCCTTTCTGCGGGAAACAAGGggttaaaaataccccaaaatcccccaaattcaccctaaaataaaccccaaactcaTCCTCCCCTTTCTGCGGGAAACAAGGggttaaaaataccccaaaatcacccaaattcaccccaaattcaccctaAAATAAACCCCGAACTCATCCTCCCCTTTCTGAggagaaaagggttaaaaacacccaaaatcacccaaattcaccccaaaataaacccctgAACTCATCCTCCcctttctggggaaaaaaggggttaaaaacacccaaaattacccaaattcaccccaaattcacctccCCGAACTCATCCTCCccttcctgagggaaaaaagggttaaaaacacccaaaatcccccaaattcaccccaattTCAACCAACATCCCCCCAGATTTACTTTGGGCCCTCCAAATTTACCTCAAACCTCCAAAATGTACTCAAAACACCCCAAATTTACCTCATAACCCCCAAATTTACCTCAAACCCCACAATTTTACCTCATAACCCCCAAATTTACCTCAAACCTCCCAAATTTACCTCAGACCCCCCAAAGTTAcctcaaaccccccaaatttaCCTCATACCCCCCAAATTTACCTCAGACCCCACAATTTTACCTCAAACCTCCCAAATTCAcctcaaaacccccaaatttgcTGCAAACCTCCCATATTTACCTCAAATCCTCCCAAATTCACCTCAGACTCCACTGATTTACCTCAAAAGCCCCAAATTTACATCAAACCCACGGAATTCACTTCAAATTTCCCTCAAATCTTCAAAATTTACCTCACACTCCCTAAATTCAGCTCAGTCCTCCCAAATTTACCTCAAATCCCTCACATTCACtttaaaccccaaaaattcacctcAGCTCCTCTAAATTTACCTCAAACCACCCAAATTTACCTCACACCCCACAAATTTACCTTAAAGCCCCCTAAGTTCACACTCAAACACCCAAATTCAAACCAAATCCCTAAAATTCACCTCAAATCTTTCAGATTTATCTCAGATCCCCCAAATTTACCTCAACCCCCCCATAATTTACCTCAAATCTGCCGAATTTAGCTCAGACCCCTCAAATTCACTTCATACCCTCAAAATTCacctcaaatcccccaaaatcacctcaaaCCTCCCAAAATTCACCTAAAAGCTCTCAAAttcaaacaaaaccccccaaatccacttAAATTCCCCCACATTTACCTCACCCCCCCCACATTTACCTCAACCCCCCTCATAATTTACCTCAAATCTCCCGAATTTACCCCGACCTCTCCCCCCCTCAAATGTAccccagcccccccccccctttaGAGCTCCCCCCCTCAGGgctccccccgcccctccccccgctcctccccgcccctcccccacctgCCAGCTGGCGTAGAGCCGCCGCAGCCGCCTCGAGAAGGCCTCGCGGTCCAGGCTCAGCGCCATCCCCGGGGGCCCGCGCGGGGCCAGCGGCCCCTCCCGGGACCCTCGGCCTCCTCCGGGATCCGCCCCCTCGGCCGGGACTCCCCCgagttttcttcttcttcttcttcttctccgccgcctcctcctcctcccgcgcCGCGGCGTTTACCCCCCCCGGAAACGCGGCCTGAGTGGCACTTCCGCTTCCGGGGCGGCGGGAAAAGGGCGGGACGGGAGGgccgaggggaggggggagcGCGTCACGTGACCCGCGGAGGCGGGAAAAGGGCTCTGAGGACGACAGGGTCACGTGACCGCGGGAGGCGGGAAAAGGGCTCTGAGGGGCAGAGACGGGAAAATGGCGGCGGAGGGGGAAGCGGCCGCTTCTCGTAAAGGGGAGAAACGGGGAAATAGCGGCGAGGAAATCGGGAGAACCGGGGTGGGAAACGGATCCTTCCTCACGTGAGGCGGGGATGAATAAAGAGGAGGAGGCGTGGGAAAGTTTTCCGGCGTCACGTGACCGGGAGAGGCGGGAAAATGGCGCTgagggggagaaggggaagCGGCCGCTTCTCGTAAAGCGGAAAAACGGGAAGCGAAGGAAGGTGAGAAACAGGAAATACCGGGGGGGGAAATCGGTAAAACCAGGGTGGGCAAACGGTCCCTTCCTCACGTGAGGCCGGGATCGGGGGGGGCGTGGCAAAGTTTTCCGGCGTCACGTGATGACGGAGAGGCGGGAAAAGGGCTCTGAGGGGAGAGGCGGCAAAATGGCGGCGGAGGGAGACCGAGAAGCGGCTGCTTCTCGTAAAGAAGAAAAACGGTATAAAAAAAGGTTGGAAACGGGAAATACCGGAGAATAGTGCTGGGGAAATCGGTAAAACCGGATGGGGGGGGGAACGGTTCCCTCCTCACGTGAGGCGGGGGTGCATAAAAAGGAGGGGGCGTGGCTGggatttatgcatcatgtatgaggttatgaatatgcaacaggctgttgtttttacgggttaatcctctgttaacggtgGTCTTTTTTCGGGATTATTTTGCccgaaaaaggtacccggactgtctgtaactctgtGTTtgtattgtctcatattgtcctaatcctaaatgtataaaatattctCTAATTACATTGCTATtattataaccattttattcctaataaacctttaaataaaaacaattgaGTGGCGTTTTTCATAGAGATAAACAATGGGATTCCACTGGTTGGTGAActgaaaaagagatttgcttttacaaataaagtTTTGGTTTGCTGATCAATGAAATTAGAtgttgaaagatgaaagaaacaatggggaagaaaaaaaccttaaatTCCGTAAAAATTACAAGGGAGGTGtatacattagaggggaatcttaGGTGTCGGGAAGTCTGagcctctcaagtacctcagaaacGGGGAAAAAGATGGAAATTCGGgtaaaaaggaggctgagtcctccaaaaattggagatatcccaggggaatgccccatttATGCCGCTTTATTCgaataaagtaaaaggactcctctgtctccttttaaAACATTAACCTCTAgagtttgtggattaatttgtCTAAcaattatgcaaaaaaaaacccaaaatgaaaattaaaaaataaaaagtggggACGAAAAATGGCGGCGCTCCTGCATCACGTGACGGGGGAAAGGCGGGAAATTCGTGAGGGGGCGAGGGTCACGTGACAAAGAGAGGCGGGGAATCGTGAGGGGGCGGGGGTCACGTGACAAAGAGAGGCGGGGAATCgtgaggggcgggggtcacgtGACAAAGAGAGGCGGGGAAATCGTGAGGGGGCGGGGGTCACGTGACAAAGAGAGGCGGGGAATCGTGAGGGGCGGGGAAATCTTGAGAGGATGCGGTCACGTGATAGGAAATGGCGGCAAAATCGTGAGGGGAGCTCAGTGGGCGCCACCCGGTGGCGATAAATGGAATTGTGAGTGTGGACATCTTAAATTACCAGAAGTGCTTAATTAAAGGTGTTAATGAGGGAGCAGTACGAATCAAGGATGCAAATGAGGCGCTTAATTAGCAGGTAATTAGGAGAAAATCACTCACAGCAGGTGCTCCATTTCCAaaccttttattaaaaaaaaaaccccaccaggcCCCTCCcgtcctgccagccctgcccacatCGACCCCGCCCCACTCGGCCCCGCCCGTCTCagccccgccccccgcccccgcccccctATGACACAGAGAcattttacatatttatataaatatggGGAGGGGGGCGTGGCCCCGGCAGGAAAAGGGGCGGGGCTTAATCCGAGTCGGAAGTGGGTGGCAACATGGGGTCGGCCAGCAGGGGGCAGCACCCACTTCCTGCTTCCGCTTCCTCTTCTGGCCGGAAGCGTGGGGGCGGGGCTAAGGAAGGAGAGGCCAcgccccctgtgctgctggctccGCCCCCCATCAGCGCCACCATCTTGGAAAGGTCCAAACCTGAGGGGGGGGAGGGGATGAACTgcaggggaggagaaagagaattATTATTGAGGGGGTGGGGCTTAAATGGGTGTGGTCAGGCCTAGCCACACCCTCAAattcataaaataaatataaaatactttaaagCGCCCCAAAATCATTAAAACCGCCCAAATTTTTAAACATGCCCCACCCCCTGAAGGAGTGGGAGGGGCCAGGACCCCCCTGAATGACAGGAGGGGGCtctggccccgcccccagccctgtttttggggagttttgggaattttggcCGTTCCCAAATTACCTTTTTCCGGTGCCACTTTTCCCGCCGCTGCTCCACGAActgaagggggggggggggtgagaaGAAAATTTGGGTTAATTCGGGAGAGTTTGGGGTAATTCAGCATTTTGGGGTGAATGGCGGGGTTTTTGGGGCTCACCGGATGCAGCCGGGGGTCGGCGAATTCGGGGCCATCTCCGCGGTGAGGGGGAGGGGCCCCCATGGTGCCCTcggggtccccgggggggtcccggaGCCCCTCGAGGCAGCGCAGCTCCAGCTTGGGGGGAAaagcagggattttgggaaaaaacgccgaaaatcggggaaaaacccaaaattctgGCACAAAACCGTGAAAAAAACCCGAAGTCTTACAGGAAACGCCCAAATTTTcctgggaaaccccaaaatctgatgGGAAACCGCAAAATTTGGgcacaaacccaaaaacaaTCCAAAATCTGGTAGGAAACTTCCTAATTTTGGCATCGACCCCAAAAACAACTCAAAAATTTGACAGGAAACATCAAAATAGTGGTAGGAAACCCCAAATTTGGGCACAAAACCCtgaaacaacccaaaaatctaATGAGAAATATCCGAATTTTGGCATAAGTACTCAGAAACCTGACAGGAAACTCCCGAATTCTGTCACCAACCTCAAAACCCAACAGCAAACCCCAATTTTTGATCAccttccccaaaccccattGATAAATGTGAGCGCAAAGGAACCCACACTTCCCAAAAATCCCGCGGTGCCCTGAAACTCCcaaaactggggtttttttccccaaaatcgcCTCACCTCTACCAGtttcttgctgtttttcttGGGGGGGTTGGGTGCCCGTTGGGCCCCGTTGGGCCCCAGCCGATGTTTCTGGAAAGTCAATTtgagcccctcctcctgcggGGAAATCGTGAGGGGACGGCGTCACAAGATGGAGGAAAAGGCGGGAAAATTGTGagggaaaaggtgggaaaatCGTGAggggaaaaggtgggaaaatCGTGAGGGGATGGGGTCACAAAATGGAGAAAAGGCGGGAAAATCGTGAGgggaaaaggtggaaaaaacatgaggggaaaaggtgggaaaatCGTGAGGGGATGGGGTCACAAAATGGAGAAAAGGCGGGAAAATCGTGAggggaaaaggtgggaaaatCGTGAGGGGACGGGGTCACAAAATGGAGAAAAGGTGGGAAaattgtgaggggaaaaggtggaaaaattGTGAGGGGATGGGGTCACAAAATGGAGGAACAGGTGGGAAAATTGTGagggaaaaagtgtgaaaatTGTGAGGGGCAGGGTCGCAATATGGAGGGGAGGCAGAAAAGTCATGAGGGGAAATAATCACAAAATGGAAGAAGGGCGGGAAACTTGTGAGGGAATGGGATTACAAAACGGACGGAGAAGGAAAAATTGTGAGGGGATGGGGTCacaaaatggaggaaaaagcaggaaaatcgTGAGGGGAAAAGGCGGGAAAATCGTGAGGGGAACGGGGTCACAAAATGGAGGACAGACAGGAAAATCGTGAGGGGAAAAGGTAGAAAAATTGTGagggaaaaggtggaaaaatcatgaggggaaaaggtggaaaaattgtgaagggaaaaggtggaaaaatcGTGAGGGAAAAGGCGGGAAAATCATGAGgggaaaaggtggaaaaatcGTGAGGGGACAGAGTCACGTGACAGAAAAAGGCGGGAAAATCGTGAGGGGACGGAGTCACAAGATGGAGGAGAAGCAGGAAAATCGTGAGGTGAAAAGGTGGAAAAATCGTGAGGTGAAAAGGTGGAAAAATCGTGAGGGAAAAGATAGAAaattgtgaggggaaaaggtgaaaaatcGTGAggggaaaagatggaaaaatcGTGAGGGGAAAGATAGAAAATCGTGAggggaaaaggtgaaaaattgtgaggggaaaagatggaaaaattgtgagggaaaaggtggaaaaatcGTGAGGGGATGGAGTCACGTGACAGAAAAAGGCGGGAAAATCGTGAGGGGACAGCGTCACAAGATGGAGGAGAAGCAGGAAAATCGTGAggggaaaagatggaaaaattgTGAGGGAAAAGATAGAAAATCGTGAggggaaaaggtgaaaaatcGTGAggggaaaagatggaaaaattgtgaggggaaaaggtggaaaaatcGTGAggggaaaaggtgaaaaatcGTGAGgggaaaaggtggaaaaatcGTGAGGGGACAGAGTCATGTGACAGAAAAAGGCGGGAAAATCGTGAGGGGACGGCGTCACAAGATGGAGGAGAAGCAGGAAAATCGTGAGGGGAAGGAATTGCGTGAAAGGAAAAGGTAAGAAAACTGTAAGGGGAACTCGGGGGGGGTTTGGGTAAAGCGCCAAAGGTTTAAcagggatgggattttggggggaaaaatgctGGGTTTGGGTAAAGCACCGAGAGTAAAACAGGGATGGGATTCTGAGGTGAAAAATGCTGGGTTAGGGTAAACACCAGGGATTTCATAggggcaggattttggggtgaaaaaccTCGGCTTTGGGGGTTCAGGTAAACTGTTGAAGGATTAACAGGGACGGGATTTTGAGGTGAAAAACCCCAGATTTGGGAGTTTGGGTAAAGCACCGAGGAGTGAAcagggatgggattttggggtgaaaagcCCCCGATTTGGGGGTGTGCGTAAAGCACCGAGGGTATAACAGGgacaggattttggggtgaaaaccCCCGTTTTTGGGCCCAGCGCCATAGGGTTTAACAGGgacaggattttggggtgaaaagcGCCGTTTTTGGGTAAAACGCCAAAGGTGTAAcaggggtgggattttggggtgaaaagcGCCATTTTTGGGTAAATTTCCAAAGGTGTAACAGGGACGGGATTTTAGGGTGAAAAGGGCTGTTTTTGGGTAAAACACCGAAGGTGTAACACGGacagggttttggggtgaaaagcGCCGTTTTTGGGCCCAGTGCAATAGGGTTAAcaggggtgggattttggggtgaaaagcGCCGTTTTTGGGTAAAACACCAAAGGTGTAAcaggggtgggattttggggtgaaaagcGCCGGTTTTGGGTAAAACCCCAAAAGGTGTAACAGGGACAGGATTTTGGGTTGAAAACGCCCGTTTGTGGGTAAATTTCCAAGGGTTTAACAGGgacaggattttggggtgaaaagtGCCATTTTTGGGTAGAACACCCAAGGTGTAACAGGGACAGGGTTTTGGGTTGAAAACACCCGTTTTTGGGTAAATTTCCAAGGGTTTAACAGGGACAGGATTTTGGGTTGAAAAGCGCCGTTTTTGGGTAAAACCCCAAAGGTGTAAcaggggtgggattttgggttgAAAACGCCCGTTTTTGGGTAAAACCCCAAAGCTGTAATAACAGGGACAGGATTTTGGGTTGAAAAGCGCCGTTTTTGGGCCCAGCGCCATAGGGTTAACAGGGACAGGATTTTGGGTTGAAAAGCGCCGTTTTTGGGTAAATTTCCAAGGGTTTAACAGGgacaggattttggggtgaaaagcGCTGTTTTTGGGTAAATTTCCAAAGATGTAACAGGGACAGGATTTTGGANNNNNNNNNNNNNNNNNNNNNNNNNNNNN
The window above is part of the Agelaius phoeniceus isolate bAgePho1 chromosome 37, bAgePho1.hap1, whole genome shotgun sequence genome. Proteins encoded here:
- the LOC143691919 gene encoding uncharacterized protein LOC143691919, producing MGAPPPHRGDGPEFADPRLHPFVEQRREKWHRKKFIPSPPSGLDLSKMVALMGGGASSTGGVASPSLAPPPRFRPEEEAEAGSGCCPLLADPMLPPTSDSD